In Streptosporangiales bacterium, the sequence GGTGGCGGCTACCTGCCCGACGCCGACGACCGCGCCCCGTGGCTCGCGCCGACCAGGGCGCTCGTCCGGCAGGCGCTCGCGGAGGACGTGCCGGTGCTGGGCATCTGCCTCGGCGGGCAGCTGCTCGCGGCCGTCGGGGGCGGCGAGGTCAAGGGCGATGTCGGTGCGCCCGAGGCCGGCAGCACGCCGATCACGTTGCGTCCCGAGGCCGCCGACGACCCGCTGTTCCGCGACCTGCCGAGCGTCGTCCCCGCGCTGGAGCACCACGTCGACGCCATCACCGTGCTCCCGCCGGACGCGGTGTGGCTGGCGCAGAGCGAGCGCTGCCCGTACCAGGCGTTCCGGCTCGGCGAGAATGCGTGGGGCGTGCAGTTCCACCCCGAGGCGAGTGCCGACCGCATCCCGCAGTGGAACGCCGACAAGCTGACAGCGCAGGGCTTCGACCCCGACGAGGTGCACCGCCAGGCGGTCGCCGACGACCCGATCTCGACCCCGATCTGGCGCGAGGTCGCCGGACGCTTCGCGACCATCGTCCGCGCCAACGCCCGCTGAGTGCGGGGTGCCGGTCAGTCGAACATGGCCATGATGCGGGTCGTGGCGTGGGCGAGGTGCTCGCCCATGCAGGCCGCGGCGGTGTCGGCGTCGTGGGCGCGCAGCGCGGCCAGGATGGCCAGGTGCTCGTTGTGCGCCTCACCGACGCGGTCGGACGAGGCGCCGGAGCGGAACCGGGCGAGCCGCAGCTGGGTGTGCACGCTGCGGCCGTGCTCGCGGAGCTTCCCGTTGCGCGCGGCGCCGTAGATCATCAGGTGGAAGTCCGGCGCCGGCGGTTTGCCGTCGGTCCCCTGATGCTCCGACGTCATGTCGTCGGCGGCGACCTGGAGTCGGTCGTGGTCCTCAGGCGTGCCGCGCTCGGCGGCGAGGCGGACGGCGAGCACGTCGAGCGCCTGGCGCAGCTCGAGCAGCTCGCTCACCTCCTGGCGTGCGAAGCTCGCGACGAACGCGCCGCGTC encodes:
- a CDS encoding FCD domain-containing protein, which gives rise to MAESVQHPLPYSAQAADIIRSAVLQGRYELGQRLNEVELSTSLGISRSPIREALRKLAEEGLVNLVSGRGAFVASFARQEVSELLELRQALDVLAVRLAAERGTPEDHDRLQVAADDMTSEHQGTDGKPPAPDFHLMIYGAARNGKLREHGRSVHTQLRLARFRSGASSDRVGEAHNEHLAILAALRAHDADTAAACMGEHLAHATTRIMAMFD
- a CDS encoding type 1 glutamine amidotransferase, whose amino-acid sequence is MPRVIAVQSGENGGPRRYGEWFAADGLHVDVVHAYDGEPIPVILEHDAVLVLGGGYLPDADDRAPWLAPTRALVRQALAEDVPVLGICLGGQLLAAVGGGEVKGDVGAPEAGSTPITLRPEAADDPLFRDLPSVVPALEHHVDAITVLPPDAVWLAQSERCPYQAFRLGENAWGVQFHPEASADRIPQWNADKLTAQGFDPDEVHRQAVADDPISTPIWREVAGRFATIVRANAR